From a single Collimonas pratensis genomic region:
- the dapE gene encoding succinyl-diaminopimelate desuccinylase, producing MNKHSKTLALAEQLIALSSVTPQDKGCQALLIELLAPLGFACETIQSGDVTNLWARKGTERPLLVFAGHTDVVPTGPREQWQSDPFLPSHRDGKLYGRGAADMKTSIAAMAVAVEEFTQARPDHTGSIAFLITSDEEGPATDGTVVVCDKLKARGEQLDYCIVGEPTSSSTLGDMIKNGRRGTMSGKLTVKGVQGHIAYPQLAKNPIHLAAPALAELAAEKWDEANEYYLPTSWQMSNIHGGTGASNVIPGEVVIDFNFRFSTASTVEGLQQRVHAILDKHGLEYTLAWTVGGRPFLTPRGTLSDAITAAIKTETGINTELSTTGGTSDGRFIAQICPQVIEFGPPNASIHKIDEHVEVQFIDPLKNIYRRTLENLLPAAG from the coding sequence ATGAACAAGCACAGCAAAACCCTGGCACTGGCCGAACAACTGATCGCACTGTCCTCCGTCACGCCGCAGGACAAGGGCTGTCAGGCGCTCCTGATCGAACTGCTGGCGCCGCTTGGCTTCGCCTGCGAAACCATCCAGTCCGGCGATGTCACCAACCTGTGGGCGCGCAAAGGTACCGAGCGGCCGCTGCTGGTGTTCGCCGGCCATACCGACGTGGTGCCGACCGGCCCGCGCGAGCAGTGGCAATCCGATCCTTTCCTGCCCAGTCATCGCGACGGCAAGCTGTACGGCCGCGGCGCCGCCGACATGAAGACCTCGATCGCGGCAATGGCGGTGGCGGTGGAAGAATTCACCCAGGCCCGCCCCGACCACACTGGCTCGATTGCCTTCCTGATCACCAGCGATGAAGAAGGCCCTGCTACCGATGGCACCGTGGTGGTGTGCGATAAACTCAAGGCGCGCGGCGAACAGCTGGATTACTGCATCGTTGGCGAACCGACTTCCAGCTCGACGCTGGGCGACATGATCAAGAACGGCCGCCGCGGCACCATGTCCGGCAAGCTCACGGTCAAAGGCGTGCAGGGCCACATCGCCTATCCGCAGCTGGCGAAAAACCCGATCCACCTGGCAGCCCCGGCGCTGGCCGAACTGGCGGCGGAAAAATGGGACGAAGCCAATGAATACTATCTGCCGACTTCCTGGCAGATGTCCAACATCCACGGCGGCACCGGCGCTTCCAACGTAATTCCAGGCGAAGTGGTGATCGATTTCAATTTCCGCTTCTCCACCGCCAGCACGGTCGAAGGTCTGCAGCAGCGGGTCCATGCCATCCTCGACAAGCACGGCCTGGAATACACGCTGGCCTGGACTGTCGGCGGCCGGCCGTTCCTGACGCCGCGCGGCACGCTGAGCGACGCCATCACCGCCGCCATCAAGACCGAGACCGGCATCAACACCGAACTGTCGACCACCGGCGGCACCTCAGATGGCCGCTTCATTGCGCAGATCTGTCCACAGGTGATCGAGTTCGGACCGCCTAACGCCAGCATCCACAAGATCGACGAACACGTTGAAGTGCAGTTCATCGATCCGCTGAAAAACATTTACCGGCGCACCCTGGAAAACCTGCTGCCGGCAGCCGGCTAA
- a CDS encoding methyltransferase regulatory domain-containing protein, with protein sequence MAGSSKDIVEQSYDATPYTSHPFKATAPEHLAAVATLFGLQPPRTENARVLELGCASGGNLIPHAQRHPGGHYIGVDLSKVQIDAGQQRLSALGLTNVSLHHMSISDISPALGQFDYIVCHGVYSWVPPQVQEQILRVCAENLAADGVAVVSYNTYPGWKFKEVVREAMLFRGKDHDHPGDKLAHARGMFNFMHEMSSKGSVLNQVLEQHSATFSGQFDDYYLLHEYLEPYNLPCYLSEFAVRARQHQLSYLGDSEQQSMFVGNLGSQVAEPLLRECGNDQVVLEQYMDFLRNRQFRHTLLVHEQQQGRIRYQLDPAVLAQLHYTCAVGGSTAAITQDDAEQTMTLGGQQLAIRGKLSKVALQILGERFPATMHLPELVEAVRQRLQQQDNDVGVIIGLMEALVIRGAVEYRVQALEAAPSLDEKPLALASARADLALAASVDNASVTNLCHQRVRLNIVERLLLPKLDGNHTQEQLIEHILQQEQQQMLEFKHKDGQRVSDPQALRTEAGEHVGNALRALRYNGMLIKSR encoded by the coding sequence ATGGCTGGCAGCAGCAAGGACATCGTCGAACAATCTTACGACGCCACGCCATACACCTCGCACCCGTTCAAAGCCACCGCGCCGGAACATCTGGCAGCGGTCGCCACCCTGTTCGGCCTGCAGCCGCCGCGCACCGAGAATGCACGTGTACTAGAGCTGGGCTGCGCCTCCGGCGGCAATCTGATTCCGCACGCGCAACGGCATCCCGGCGGCCATTATATCGGCGTCGATCTCTCAAAAGTACAGATCGATGCCGGTCAGCAGCGGCTGTCCGCCCTTGGCCTGACCAACGTCAGCCTGCACCACATGAGCATCAGCGACATCAGCCCGGCGCTGGGACAGTTCGACTACATCGTCTGCCATGGCGTCTACAGCTGGGTGCCGCCGCAGGTGCAGGAGCAGATCCTGCGCGTCTGCGCGGAAAACCTGGCGGCCGACGGCGTCGCCGTGGTCAGCTACAACACTTACCCCGGCTGGAAATTCAAGGAGGTAGTGCGGGAAGCGATGCTGTTCCGCGGCAAGGACCATGACCATCCGGGCGACAAGCTGGCGCATGCGCGCGGCATGTTCAATTTCATGCATGAAATGTCGAGCAAGGGCAGCGTGCTGAACCAAGTGCTGGAGCAGCACAGCGCCACGTTCAGCGGCCAGTTCGACGATTACTACCTGCTGCACGAATACCTGGAGCCGTACAACCTGCCCTGCTACCTGAGCGAGTTCGCGGTACGCGCACGCCAGCACCAGCTGAGCTACCTAGGCGATTCGGAGCAGCAATCGATGTTCGTCGGCAATCTCGGCAGCCAGGTCGCCGAGCCTTTGCTGCGCGAATGCGGCAATGACCAGGTGGTGCTGGAACAGTACATGGATTTCTTGCGCAACCGCCAGTTCCGCCACACCTTGCTGGTGCATGAGCAACAGCAAGGCCGCATACGCTATCAGCTCGACCCGGCGGTGCTGGCCCAGCTGCATTACACTTGTGCGGTCGGCGGCAGTACCGCCGCGATCACCCAGGACGATGCGGAGCAGACCATGACGCTCGGTGGCCAGCAGTTGGCCATCCGCGGCAAGCTCAGCAAGGTCGCGCTGCAGATATTGGGGGAACGCTTTCCCGCCACCATGCATTTGCCGGAGCTGGTCGAGGCGGTCCGGCAACGCCTGCAGCAGCAGGACAACGATGTCGGCGTCATCATCGGTTTGATGGAAGCGCTGGTGATCCGCGGCGCCGTCGAATACCGCGTGCAAGCGCTGGAGGCCGCGCCCAGCCTGGACGAAAAACCGCTCGCCCTGGCTTCCGCGCGCGCAGATCTGGCGCTGGCCGCCAGTGTGGACAACGCCAGCGTCACCAATCTCTGCCACCAGCGGGTAAGGCTGAACATCGTTGAAAGATTGTTGCTGCCTAAACTGGATGGAAATCATACCCAAGAGCAACTAATCGAGCATATCCTGCAGCAAGAGCAGCAGCAAATGCTCGAATTCAAGCACAAGGATGGCCAGCGCGTCAGCGACCCGCAAGCGCTGCGCACAGAGGCTGGCGAGCATGTCGGCAATGCCCTGCGCGCACTCAGATATAATGGGATGTTGATCAAATCCCGATAA
- the ppk1 gene encoding polyphosphate kinase 1 → MTFPLLNRELGVLAFNERVLAQAEDPAVPLLERLRFVCITSSNLDEFSEIRMSGLQEQIRVAVDGVTPDGMSLQHAYSTISERAQKLVARQYALFNEVLLPALNAEGIAFYQESEWTDEQTAWAHEFFKTELLPVLTPIGLDPAHPFPRVLNKSLNFAVKMSGKDAFGRETELAIVQAPRVLPRLVRMPEHLSRHAYGFVLLSSFMQRFVGELFPGLSISGCYQFRVTRNSDLFVDEDEVTDLRLALQGELPTRQLGNAVRLEVADGTPASLVQRLLNQNGLAPADCYRVNGAVNLVRLMPLPDLVDRPDLKFTPHAPVLPKAFVTGASVFDIIDQNDVLLHHPYESFQPVLELLQQAAIDPDVLAIKQTIYRTGNDSPLMSALMQAAKNGKEVTVVLELMARFDEETNIGWAAKLEAVGAHVVYGVFGYKTHAKMLLIVRRKRHAKHTKLKRYVHLGTGNYHPRTARLYTDFGLMTNDDKICEDVHNVFQQLTGFGKQVPLKRLWQSPFTLHANVLLAIQKEVDAAKAGKQGYIIAKMNALLEPTVIEALYLASQAGVKIQLLIRGVCALQPGVPGLSENIKVRSVIGRFLEHHRVFYFYADGEEHVMLSSADWMDRNLFRRIETAFPIQDSKLKRRVIEESLLVHLQDNASAWDMDSEGSYHRANPGEDTPLVSQIDLLSRF, encoded by the coding sequence ATGACCTTCCCACTGCTCAACCGCGAACTCGGCGTACTTGCCTTCAATGAACGCGTCCTGGCGCAAGCCGAGGACCCTGCGGTACCGCTGCTGGAGCGGCTGCGCTTTGTCTGCATCACCAGCAGCAACCTGGATGAGTTTTCCGAGATCCGCATGTCTGGCCTGCAGGAGCAGATCCGTGTCGCGGTGGATGGCGTGACGCCGGACGGCATGTCGCTGCAACATGCCTACAGCACCATCAGCGAACGCGCGCAAAAGCTGGTGGCGCGCCAGTATGCTTTGTTCAACGAGGTTTTGCTGCCGGCGCTGAACGCCGAAGGCATCGCCTTTTACCAGGAGTCGGAATGGACCGATGAGCAGACCGCCTGGGCTCACGAATTTTTCAAGACTGAGCTGCTGCCGGTGCTGACGCCGATCGGCCTCGATCCTGCCCATCCGTTTCCGCGGGTGCTGAACAAGAGTTTGAATTTTGCCGTCAAGATGAGCGGCAAAGACGCTTTCGGGCGCGAAACCGAACTGGCCATCGTTCAGGCGCCGCGGGTATTGCCGCGCCTGGTGCGGATGCCGGAACATCTGTCGCGCCACGCTTATGGCTTCGTGCTGCTCAGCAGCTTCATGCAGCGCTTTGTCGGCGAACTGTTTCCGGGCTTGTCGATCAGCGGCTGCTACCAGTTCCGCGTGACCCGCAACAGTGATCTGTTTGTCGACGAGGACGAAGTCACCGATCTGCGCCTGGCGCTGCAAGGCGAGCTGCCGACCCGCCAGCTCGGCAATGCGGTGCGCCTGGAAGTGGCGGACGGCACGCCGGCGTCGCTGGTGCAGCGCCTGCTGAACCAGAACGGCCTGGCGCCGGCCGATTGCTACCGGGTCAACGGCGCCGTCAACCTGGTGCGGCTGATGCCTTTGCCGGACCTGGTGGACCGTCCCGATCTGAAATTCACGCCGCATGCGCCGGTGCTGCCGAAAGCCTTCGTTACCGGTGCGTCGGTGTTCGACATCATCGACCAGAACGACGTCTTGCTGCACCATCCCTACGAAAGCTTCCAGCCGGTGCTGGAGTTGTTGCAGCAGGCGGCGATCGATCCCGACGTGCTGGCCATCAAGCAGACCATTTACCGTACCGGCAACGACTCGCCGCTGATGAGCGCGCTGATGCAGGCCGCCAAGAACGGTAAGGAAGTCACGGTGGTGCTGGAGCTGATGGCGCGCTTCGACGAAGAAACCAATATCGGCTGGGCCGCCAAGCTGGAAGCGGTCGGCGCCCATGTAGTGTACGGCGTGTTCGGCTACAAGACGCATGCCAAGATGCTGCTGATCGTGCGCCGCAAGCGTCACGCCAAGCACACCAAGCTGAAACGCTATGTGCATCTGGGCACCGGCAACTATCATCCGCGCACCGCTCGCTTGTATACCGACTTCGGCTTGATGACCAATGACGACAAGATCTGCGAAGACGTGCACAACGTGTTCCAGCAGCTGACCGGTTTCGGCAAGCAGGTGCCGCTCAAGCGCTTATGGCAATCGCCGTTTACCCTGCACGCGAATGTGCTGCTGGCGATCCAGAAAGAAGTCGATGCGGCTAAGGCCGGCAAGCAGGGTTACATCATCGCCAAGATGAACGCCTTGCTGGAGCCGACCGTGATCGAGGCCCTGTATCTGGCTTCCCAGGCAGGTGTCAAGATCCAGCTGCTGATCCGCGGCGTCTGCGCCTTGCAGCCCGGGGTACCGGGTTTGTCGGAAAACATCAAGGTGCGCTCGGTCATCGGCCGTTTCCTGGAGCATCACCGGGTGTTCTATTTCTACGCCGACGGCGAAGAACACGTGATGCTGTCGAGCGCCGACTGGATGGATCGCAACCTGTTCCGCCGTATTGAAACTGCGTTCCCGATCCAGGACAGCAAACTCAAGCGCCGCGTGATTGAAGAGAGCTTGCTGGTGCACCTGCAAGACAATGCCTCAGCCTGGGATATGGATAGCGAAGGCAGCTACCACCGCGCCAATCCGGGCGAGGATACGCCGCTGGTCAGCCAGATCGATCTGCTGTCGCGCTTTTAA
- a CDS encoding amino acid ABC transporter permease: MELLDLLEQAAPTLFRGVGYTLIFAVASMLGGLLLGFPLAIARIVPSRWAQWPATVYVSLMRGTPLLVQIFVIYYGLPSIGISFSPLTAGILALSLNAGAYLSESLRGAILGVHGGQWSASYSLGLTYWQTLRHIVIPQAIRIAVPSMSNTLISLIKDTSLVSVITVTELMLATKEVIAVTFRPLPLYLAAAAIYWCLSICFERLQGRLERKLGQAHKSN, encoded by the coding sequence ATGGAATTACTAGATTTGCTGGAGCAGGCAGCGCCCACCTTGTTCCGCGGCGTCGGCTATACCCTGATATTTGCAGTGGCCTCGATGCTGGGCGGCCTGCTGCTCGGCTTCCCGTTGGCGATTGCGCGCATCGTGCCGTCGCGCTGGGCGCAGTGGCCGGCCACTGTATATGTCAGTCTGATGCGCGGCACGCCGCTGCTGGTGCAAATCTTCGTGATCTATTACGGCTTGCCGAGCATCGGCATCAGTTTCTCGCCATTGACGGCCGGCATCCTCGCGCTCAGCCTGAATGCCGGCGCCTACCTGTCGGAAAGCCTGCGCGGCGCGATCCTGGGTGTGCATGGCGGCCAGTGGTCAGCCAGCTACAGCCTCGGCCTGACCTACTGGCAAACCCTGCGCCACATCGTGATTCCACAGGCAATTCGGATTGCGGTGCCGTCGATGAGCAATACCCTGATCAGCCTGATCAAGGATACCTCGCTGGTCTCAGTGATCACCGTGACCGAACTGATGCTGGCCACCAAGGAAGTGATTGCCGTCACGTTCCGGCCGCTGCCGCTTTATCTGGCCGCCGCCGCCATCTACTGGTGCCTGAGCATTTGCTTTGAACGCCTGCAAGGCCGGCTTGAGCGCAAGCTCGGGCAGGCTCACAAATCCAATTAA
- the prmB gene encoding 50S ribosomal protein L3 N(5)-glutamine methyltransferase, translating into MTPHSFTTIRDLLRYAVTRFNTAGLFFGHGSSNALDEAAYLILHTLKLPLDKIEPFFDARLLPHEIEAVLQVIEKRSVDRLPAAYITNEAWLGDYRFYVDQRVIVPRSFIAELIPDHFSPWLQEPSAVSNILELCTGSGCLPIMLADAFPEAHVDTADISADALAVARRNVDDYELQDRITLIESDLYGKVPAKKYDLIVTNPPYVNSGSMGKLPPEYLREPQIALAGGSDGMDLVRQIVAGAKQRLTANGILVVEIGNERAFAEAAFPDLEMTWVSTSAGDDMVFLLTADQLP; encoded by the coding sequence ATGACACCACATTCGTTTACCACCATCCGCGACCTGCTGCGCTATGCAGTGACCCGTTTCAATACCGCCGGGCTGTTTTTCGGCCATGGCAGCAGCAATGCGCTGGATGAAGCGGCCTACCTGATCCTGCATACGCTGAAGCTGCCGCTGGACAAGATCGAGCCCTTCTTCGATGCACGCCTGCTGCCGCATGAAATCGAAGCCGTCTTGCAAGTCATCGAAAAACGCAGTGTCGACCGCTTGCCGGCCGCCTATATCACCAATGAAGCCTGGCTGGGCGACTACCGTTTTTACGTCGACCAGCGCGTAATCGTGCCGCGTTCCTTCATCGCCGAGCTGATCCCCGACCATTTCTCGCCATGGCTGCAAGAGCCGTCCGCAGTCAGCAACATCCTGGAACTGTGCACTGGCTCCGGCTGCCTGCCGATCATGCTGGCCGACGCTTTCCCTGAAGCCCATGTCGACACCGCCGACATCTCGGCAGACGCGCTGGCAGTAGCGCGCCGCAATGTCGACGACTATGAGCTGCAGGACCGCATCACGCTGATCGAATCCGATCTGTACGGCAAGGTGCCGGCCAAAAAATACGACCTGATCGTCACCAATCCACCCTACGTGAATTCCGGTTCGATGGGCAAGCTGCCACCGGAATACCTGCGCGAACCGCAGATCGCCCTGGCTGGCGGCAGCGACGGCATGGACCTGGTGCGCCAGATCGTGGCCGGCGCCAAGCAGCGCCTGACCGCCAACGGCATCCTGGTGGTCGAAATCGGCAACGAACGCGCTTTCGCCGAAGCGGCCTTCCCGGATCTGGAAATGACCTGGGTCTCGACCAGCGCCGGCGACGACATGGTGTTCCTGCTGACCGCCGACCAGCTGCCGTAA
- a CDS encoding cystine ABC transporter substrate-binding protein: MATTLSRLSKIAAAILITSVTLNAFAADLLDTIKARGTLKVAMEGNYPPFNFKDPKSGELTGFEVDVAKLLAAKLGVKPEFTTTEWSGILAGLGAGKYDVILNQVGITEARQKAFDFSQPYTLSSAQLIVRKDEKRSFPTLESLKGYKLGLGQGTNFEQKAKAVPGIDVKTYPGSPEYLADLASGRIDAALNDRLLVGYLLKSANLPLKAGATFGDVDKIGIPFQKGNPKFEAALNKALDEILKDGSFKQVSFKWFGFDVSKAPSAQ, from the coding sequence ATGGCCACAACACTGTCTAGACTCAGCAAGATTGCAGCAGCAATCCTGATTACCAGCGTCACGCTGAACGCCTTCGCGGCGGATCTGCTCGATACAATCAAAGCGCGCGGCACCTTGAAAGTGGCGATGGAAGGCAACTACCCGCCCTTCAATTTCAAGGACCCAAAAAGCGGCGAACTGACCGGTTTTGAAGTCGACGTCGCCAAACTGCTGGCAGCCAAGCTCGGCGTCAAGCCGGAGTTCACGACCACCGAATGGAGCGGCATCCTGGCAGGCTTGGGCGCCGGCAAGTACGATGTGATCCTGAACCAGGTCGGCATTACGGAAGCACGCCAGAAAGCCTTCGATTTTTCGCAGCCTTACACCCTTTCCAGCGCCCAGCTGATCGTACGCAAGGACGAGAAGCGCAGCTTCCCGACTTTGGAATCGCTGAAGGGCTATAAACTTGGCCTCGGCCAAGGTACTAACTTCGAGCAAAAGGCCAAGGCCGTTCCGGGCATCGATGTCAAGACCTATCCTGGCTCGCCTGAATACCTGGCCGACCTCGCCAGCGGCCGTATCGATGCTGCCTTGAACGACCGCCTGCTGGTCGGCTATCTGCTGAAAAGCGCGAACCTGCCGCTGAAGGCCGGCGCCACTTTCGGCGATGTCGACAAGATCGGCATTCCTTTCCAAAAAGGCAATCCGAAATTTGAAGCGGCCTTGAACAAGGCGCTGGACGAAATCCTGAAAGACGGCAGTTTCAAGCAAGTCTCGTTCAAATGGTTCGGCTTCGATGTTAGCAAAGCACCATCGGCGCAATAA
- a CDS encoding Rossmann-like and DUF2520 domain-containing protein yields MAGTAGSAGATGQLGPVQDGAGSRPRTLSIIGCGKLGRSLALLWHRAGHDPRAFVLLDILNRSSASAQQACDFIGAGKAAASFADLRQADVFLIASGDDQIAACCDALTAAGKLQHGSIVFHCSGALSSLELASASALGAAVASIHPIRSFASPQQVADSFAGTWCGSEGDTTALALLGPAFEAIGARLVAIEREQKTLYHAAAVFASNYLVTLIDVAQQAYVAAGIAPELALKLIEPLLSESAANAFRLGPATALTGPIARGDLATVARQLQALQQWRPQIAELYEQFVSATTELASRKKNS; encoded by the coding sequence ATGGCTGGAACAGCAGGAAGCGCTGGAGCAACTGGGCAACTAGGTCCAGTACAAGACGGCGCCGGTAGCCGTCCCAGAACGCTGAGCATCATCGGCTGCGGCAAACTCGGCCGTAGCCTCGCCTTGCTGTGGCATCGTGCCGGCCACGATCCGCGCGCCTTTGTCTTGCTCGACATACTGAACCGTTCCAGCGCCAGTGCGCAGCAAGCCTGCGATTTCATCGGCGCGGGCAAAGCCGCGGCATCCTTTGCTGATCTGCGCCAGGCCGATGTGTTCCTGATTGCCAGCGGCGACGACCAGATCGCCGCCTGCTGCGACGCTCTCACAGCTGCCGGCAAACTGCAGCACGGCAGCATCGTGTTTCACTGCAGCGGCGCCCTGTCCTCGCTCGAACTGGCCTCGGCCAGCGCGCTTGGCGCGGCCGTCGCCAGCATCCATCCGATCCGCAGTTTCGCCTCGCCGCAACAAGTCGCCGACAGCTTTGCCGGTACCTGGTGCGGCAGCGAGGGCGACACCACAGCACTGGCGCTTCTCGGCCCGGCCTTCGAAGCCATCGGCGCCCGGCTGGTGGCAATCGAGCGCGAACAGAAAACCCTGTATCACGCAGCGGCCGTATTTGCCTCCAACTATCTTGTCACTCTGATCGATGTCGCCCAGCAGGCCTATGTCGCGGCCGGCATCGCGCCAGAACTGGCGCTCAAGCTGATCGAACCGCTGCTGTCGGAAAGCGCCGCCAACGCCTTCCGGCTCGGCCCCGCCACCGCCCTCACCGGCCCCATCGCCCGCGGCGACCTGGCGACCGTGGCGCGGCAATTGCAAGCCTTGCAACAGTGGCGGCCGCAAATCGCCGAACTGTATGAACAATTCGTTAGCGCCACCACCGAGCTCGCCTCACGCAAGAAAAATTCATAA
- a CDS encoding ATP-binding cassette domain-containing protein gives MIRFQQVSLMRGVKPLLDNVDVTLNPGDKIGLIGANGAGKSSLFGLLRGELHADLGEIDFPSKWRMAYVAQETPALDRPAIEYAIDGDVTLRRLEEELAFLESEPESTSNGILIGELYSALADADAYTVRSRAEQLLTGLGFSLSQMEQPVASFSGGWRMRLNLAQALMCPSDLLLLDEPTNHLDLDAIIWLEDWLKRYPGTLIIISHDRDFLDGVVNVIVHIDERKLKRYSGNYSSFERQRSAQLELAAGTLEKQMRQRAHLESFINRFKAQASKARQAQSRMKALAKMEELAPLRAAAEFSFEFRVPLSAPNPLLVMEDVSAGYRTESETSHDVTEKVIVAGINFSLQIGQRIGLLGVNGAGKSTFIKTIAEELKPLHGVAQFGKGLSIGYFAQHQVEMLRHDESPLWHMGKIAPTTREQELRNFLGSFNFNGPMVTSSIKPFSGGEKARLALALIVWQRPNLLLLDEPTNHLDLETREALTMALAQFEGTLVLVSHDRHLLRATTDQFIIVADGKVAPFDGDLDDYKDWLFKTKLAAKNSATDAALPKASSKAKIASAVAPAAPVVDNADRREQKRAEADARQKLAAQKKPIESRIKRLDEQIAKRSAQKAAVDTRLADPEIYDKDKKKELATLLTDQAFYSKELTQLEAEWLEQQEALEQLGN, from the coding sequence ATGATACGTTTTCAACAAGTTTCCCTGATGCGCGGCGTCAAGCCTTTGCTCGACAATGTCGACGTCACCCTCAACCCGGGCGACAAGATCGGCCTGATCGGCGCCAACGGCGCCGGCAAGTCGAGCTTGTTCGGACTGCTGCGCGGGGAGCTGCATGCCGACCTCGGCGAAATCGATTTCCCGTCGAAATGGCGCATGGCCTACGTCGCCCAGGAAACCCCGGCGCTGGACCGCCCGGCAATTGAATACGCGATCGACGGCGACGTCACCCTGCGCCGCCTGGAAGAAGAACTGGCGTTCCTGGAAAGCGAGCCGGAAAGCACCTCGAACGGCATCCTGATCGGCGAGCTGTACAGCGCGCTGGCTGACGCTGACGCCTACACCGTGCGCTCGCGCGCCGAACAGCTGCTGACAGGCCTCGGCTTTTCGCTGTCGCAGATGGAGCAGCCGGTGGCCAGCTTCTCCGGCGGCTGGCGCATGCGCCTCAACCTGGCGCAGGCGCTGATGTGTCCGTCCGACCTGCTGCTGCTCGATGAACCAACCAATCACTTGGATCTGGACGCCATCATCTGGCTGGAAGACTGGCTCAAACGCTATCCCGGCACCCTGATCATCATTTCCCATGACCGCGACTTCCTCGACGGCGTGGTCAACGTCATCGTGCATATCGACGAACGCAAGCTGAAACGCTATTCCGGCAACTACTCTTCCTTCGAGCGCCAGCGTTCGGCGCAGCTGGAACTGGCTGCCGGCACCCTGGAAAAGCAGATGCGCCAGCGCGCCCACCTGGAATCCTTTATCAACCGCTTCAAGGCCCAGGCCAGCAAGGCGCGCCAGGCCCAGAGCCGGATGAAGGCCCTGGCCAAGATGGAAGAACTGGCGCCGCTGCGCGCCGCCGCCGAATTCTCGTTCGAGTTCCGGGTGCCGCTCAGCGCGCCGAATCCGCTGCTGGTGATGGAAGACGTCAGCGCCGGCTATCGCACTGAAAGCGAAACCAGCCACGATGTCACCGAAAAAGTGATCGTCGCCGGCATCAATTTCTCGCTGCAGATCGGCCAGCGCATCGGCTTGCTGGGCGTCAATGGCGCCGGTAAATCGACCTTCATCAAGACCATCGCGGAAGAGCTGAAGCCCTTGCACGGTGTGGCCCAGTTCGGCAAAGGCTTGTCGATCGGCTACTTCGCCCAGCACCAGGTCGAAATGCTGCGTCATGACGAATCGCCGCTGTGGCATATGGGAAAAATCGCGCCGACCACGCGCGAGCAGGAACTGCGCAACTTCCTCGGCAGCTTCAATTTCAACGGCCCGATGGTGACCAGCTCCATCAAGCCGTTTTCCGGCGGCGAAAAAGCCCGCCTGGCGCTGGCCCTGATCGTCTGGCAGCGCCCTAACCTGCTGCTGCTGGATGAACCGACCAACCATCTGGACCTGGAAACCCGCGAAGCGCTGACCATGGCGCTGGCGCAGTTCGAAGGCACCCTGGTGCTGGTATCGCATGATCGCCACCTGCTGCGCGCCACCACCGACCAGTTCATCATCGTCGCCGACGGCAAGGTCGCGCCGTTCGACGGCGACCTCGACGACTACAAGGATTGGCTGTTCAAGACCAAGCTGGCGGCCAAGAACAGCGCCACGGATGCCGCGCTGCCGAAAGCCAGCAGCAAAGCCAAGATCGCCAGCGCCGTGGCGCCGGCAGCACCCGTGGTGGACAACGCCGACCGCCGCGAACAGAAGCGCGCGGAAGCCGATGCGCGGCAAAAGCTGGCGGCGCAGAAGAAGCCTATCGAGTCGCGCATCAAGCGCCTGGACGAACAGATCGCCAAGCGCAGTGCCCAGAAGGCGGCGGTCGATACCCGCCTGGCCGATCCGGAAATCTACGACAAAGACAAGAAAAAGGAATTGGCGACGCTGTTGACCGATCAGGCGTTCTATAGCAAGGAACTGACGCAACTGGAGGCGGAATGGCTGGAACAGCAGGAAGCGCTGGAGCAACTGGGCAACTAG